A window of Dissulfurirhabdus thermomarina contains these coding sequences:
- the ribH gene encoding 6,7-dimethyl-8-ribityllumazine synthase — protein sequence MARTIEGHLQAQGLRIGIVVARFNEFISTRLLGGAMDALVRHGADEGAVDVAWVPGAFEIPLVARRLARSGRYDAVICLGCVIRGATPHFDYVAAEAAKGVAQAGLDADVPVIFGVLTTDTIEQAVERAGTKAGNKGWDAALAAVEMANLLKAVDA from the coding sequence ATGGCACGGACAATCGAGGGACACCTCCAGGCCCAGGGTCTTCGGATCGGGATCGTCGTGGCGCGGTTCAACGAATTCATCTCCACCCGGCTCCTCGGCGGGGCCATGGACGCCCTGGTCCGCCACGGGGCCGACGAAGGGGCGGTGGACGTGGCCTGGGTGCCGGGCGCCTTCGAGATCCCCCTGGTGGCCCGCCGACTGGCCCGGAGCGGGCGCTACGACGCCGTCATCTGTCTCGGCTGCGTCATCCGCGGGGCGACGCCCCACTTCGACTACGTGGCCGCCGAGGCCGCCAAGGGCGTGGCCCAGGCCGGGCTCGACGCCGACGTCCCGGTGATCTTCGGCGTGCTCACCACCGACACCATCGAGCAGGCCGTGGAGCGCGCGGGGACGAAGGCGGGCAACAAGGGCTGGGACGCGGCCCTGGCGGCGGTGGAGATGGCGAACCTGCTCAAGGCCGTCGATGCGTAG
- the nusB gene encoding transcription antitermination factor NusB — protein sequence MTLRSRGRAIALQLLYQLEWDGTEDLEAALREYASGLAAQVLPDDDPSLNFARQLVTGVRTHREAIDGLLKRCAKRWRLERMARVDRNILRIGAYEICFSEDVPPKVAINEAVELAKRFGTEASGAFVNGILDAVLRERGRPGRDEHEHE from the coding sequence ATGACCCTCCGTTCCCGCGGGCGGGCCATTGCGCTGCAGCTGCTCTACCAGCTGGAATGGGACGGGACGGAGGACCTGGAGGCGGCACTGCGGGAATACGCCTCCGGCCTCGCCGCCCAGGTCCTCCCCGACGACGATCCGTCGCTCAACTTCGCCAGGCAGCTGGTGACGGGGGTCCGCACCCACCGCGAGGCCATCGACGGGCTTCTCAAGCGGTGCGCCAAGCGCTGGCGGCTCGAGCGCATGGCCCGGGTGGACCGGAACATCCTGCGGATCGGCGCCTACGAGATCTGCTTCAGCGAGGACGTCCCCCCGAAGGTGGCCATCAACGAGGCGGTGGAGCTGGCCAAGCGGTTCGGCACCGAGGCCTCGGGCGCCTTCGTGAACGGGATCCTCGACGCCGTCCTCCGGGAGCGGGGGCGGCCGGGAAGGGACGAGCACGAACATGAGTGA